Proteins from a genomic interval of Papaver somniferum cultivar HN1 chromosome 4, ASM357369v1, whole genome shotgun sequence:
- the LOC113275625 gene encoding mediator of RNA polymerase II transcription subunit 25-like, which yields MAEKQLIIAIEGTAAMGPYWNTIVTEYLEKIIRCFCGNDMSGQKLSAANTELSLVVFTVHGSYCGCLVQRSGWTRDADVFLHWLSAVPFSGGGFIDAAVGEGLAEALMMFALPPNSSQSVEMNKHCILVAASNPYSLPTPVYRPQIPNLDQSENKEVTPESCLADAETVAKSFAQCSVSLSVISPRQLPKLRGIYNAGKRNPRAAEPVIDVKNSYYLVLLSEHFMEARAALSRSGITNMPSNQGPLKMDTSSVPSVSGPLPTSIPPVNGSMMSRQSIPVGSTVPATVKVEPNTIPSSAFPHPPSVPHGPSQGITSLQSSPPSSTSQEITNNDNVQEFKPMVGGLSQPLRPTGPAAANVNILNNLSQVRQAMNSANSMGLQTMGATPMAMHMSNMISSGMASTALSPAQNVFSPGQSGSNTALSGSGSLVGNTQIAQNTTLGGFSSATSNMSVNPNHGMSQPMANLQGPVSLGQSAAGINQGSLTGGQIGQAGIGMNQNIMSNGLGQPGVSAGSGTMIPTPGVPQQVQAGIQPLGVANTSTANMPAQQTSGAMQSAPGPDKYVKVWEGALSGQRQGQPVFITKLEGYRSASASETLAADWPMMMQIVRLISQDHMHNKQYVGKADFLVFRALNQHGFLGQLQEKKLCAVIQLPSQTLLLSVSDKASRLIGMLFPGDMVVFKPQPPTQQQQQQLQQQQQQQHPQLQQQHQQQQHQQQQQQQQQQQQQQQQQQQQHPQLQQKQQHPQLQQQQHPQLQQQQQQQQQPQAQQQMVGGVGQGYGQGPNRSQLMSQGQVPSQGPSSMAGGGFLS from the exons ATGGCAGAAAAACAGTTGATAATCGCCATTGAAGGAACTGCAGCTATGGGTCCATACTGGAATACTATTGTTACTGAGTACCTAGAAAAAATTATCAG GTGCTTTTGTGGTAATGACATGTCAGGACAG AAGCTTTCTGCCGCAAATACTGAGCTCTCCTTGGTCGTTTTTACTGTTCACGGATCTTATTGTG GTTGCTTGGTGCAAAGAAGTGGCTGGACGAGAGATGCGGATGTCTTCTTGCACTGGCTCTCTGCAGTACCCTTTAGCGGTGGTGGCTTTATTGATGCTGCGGTTGGGGAAGGGCTTGCCGAAGCACTAATG ATGTTCGCGTTGCCTCCAAATTCAAGCCAAAGCGTAGAAATGAACAAGCATTGCATTCTTGTGGCTGCCAGCAACCCTTACTCCCTGCCCACCCCAGTGTACCGCCCACAGATCCCAAATCTTGATCAGAGTGAAAACAAAGAAGTGACACCAGAAAGTTGTCTCGCAGATGCTGAAACAGTTGCAAAATCATTTGCTCAG TGCTCAGTTTCTTTATCAGTGATTTCTCCAAGGCAGCTCCCAAAACTCAGAGGAATATATAACGCG GGCAAGCGAAACCCACGAGCAGCAGAGCCAGTTATCGATGTTAAGAACTCTTATTATCTTGTTCTTCTCTCTGAACATTTCATGGAGGCTCGTGCAGCCCTAAGCCGCTCTGGAATAACAAACATGCCCTCAAATCAAGGCCCTCTAAAGATGGACACATCCTCGGTTCCCTCCGTTTCAGGGCCTCTTCCTACTTCAATCCCTCCAG taaATGGGTCAATGATGAGTCGCCAATCAATTCCTGTTGGAAGTACCGTGCCGGCAACAGTAAAAGTG GAGCCAAACACGATACCTTCATCAGCTTTTCCCCATCCCCCCTCTGTTCCTCATGGTCCTTCTCAGGGCATCACAAGCTTGCAGTCTTCTCCACCATCGTCCACTTCTCAAGAGATCACAAACAATGACAATGTTCAGGAATTTAAGCCTATGGTTGGTGGCCTATCCCAACCATTGCGTCCAACAGGCCCTGCTGCAGCAAATGTGAACATTTTGAACAACCTCTCTCAAGTACGGCAGGCTATGAACTCTGCAAATTCTATGGGTCTTCAAACGATGGGTGCAACTCCAATGGCCATGCATATGTCAAACATGATATCTAGTGGAATGGCATCAACTGCTTTGTCTCCTGCACAAAATGTATTCTCACCTGGGCAGTCTGGTAGTAACACTGCATTGTCTGGATCTGGGTCATTGGTTGGCAACACACAGATCGCACAAAACACAACGCTAGGTGGATTCTCCTCAGCTACTTCTAATATGTCTGTAAACCCAAACCATGGGATGTCACAGCCAATGGCCAATCTTCAAGGACCTGTTAGTTTGGGACAGTCAGCAGCTGGTATTAACCAAGGAAGTCTTACAGGGGGACAGATAGGTCAAGCCGGAATTGGTATGAACCAGAACATTATGAGTAATGGACTAGGTCAACCAGGTGTTTCTGCTGGGAGTGGGACAATGATTCCTACTCCTGGAGTACCTCAGCAAGTACAAGCAGGAATCCAGCCTCTCGGTGTAGCTAACACTTCCACTGCAAACATGCCAGCACAACAGACATCTGGAGCTATGCAGTCAGCACCTGGGCCTGATAAATATGTGAAAGTCTGGGAA GGAGCCCTATCTGGACAGAGACAAGGACAACCTGTGTTTATCACTAAACTCGAA GGATACAGGAGTGCATCCGCATCAGAGAC GCTTGCAGCGGACTGGCCAATGATGATGCAAATAGTTCGGCTTATTTCTCAGGATCACATGCATAACAA GCAGTATGTGGGCAAGGCAGATTTTCTTGTTTTTCGGGCTTTGAATCAACATGGATTTCTGGGACAGCTACAAGAAAAGAAACTC TGTGCAGTTATCCAGCTACCCTCACAGACATTGCTGTTGTCTGTTTCTGACAAGGCCAGCCGTTTAATTGGAATGCTTTTTCCTGGG GATATGGTTGTGTTTAAGCCACAACCACCtacccagcagcagcagcaacaattgcagcaacagcaacaacaacaacatcctcagctgcagcagcaacatcagcaacagcaacatcagcagcaacagcaacagcaacagcaacagcagcagcagcaacaacagcaacaacagcaacaccCGCAGCTTCAGCAGAAGCAGCAACACCcgcagcttcagcagcagcaacacccgcagcttcaacagcagcagcagcaacagcaacaaccacAAGCACAACAACAAATGGTTGGAGGGGTTGGTCAAGGATATGGTCAAGGTCCAAACAGGTCACAGTTAATGTCTCAGGGACAGGTTCCATCCCAAGGCCCATCTAGCATGGCCGGTGGCGGTTTTTTATCATGA
- the LOC113272574 gene encoding uncharacterized protein LOC113272574: protein MEIINHWMAYPDQAIMLNLGSCLMWNIWKVRNELVFNNNHVNVSTCIHKTLEDFRVFDLHHALNYCSGIPVTQNDIAVWELPPPSFVKINVDATYNDGKGAVATIALDDFGNHMGSGAICFDTFSSTVAEAKAYCFGIQLAKRLQLSRIIMEGDAYEIPKAVTRNTNEISWSLRSTVLSIRDRIKDFSEIRFAAILRDANSIAYDLVQYAISNFINRWWYHDEPLNCIMQRLTFSED, encoded by the coding sequence ATGGAGATAATTAATCACTGGATGGCCTATCCTGATCAAGCAATAATGCTTAACTTGGGTTCTTGTCTAATGTGGAATATATGGAAGGTTAGGAACGAATTGGTCTTCAACAACAATCACGTTAACGTCAGTACCTGTATTCATAAAACCCTAGAAGACTTCAGAGTTTTTGATCTTCATCATGCCTTAAACTACTGCTCAGGAATTCCAGTAACGCAGAATGACATTGCAGTTTGGGAACTTCCACCTCCATCGTTCGTGAAGATAAATGTGGATGCAACCTATAACGATGGTAAAGGAGCTGTGGCAACAATAGCGTTGGATGATTTTGGTAATCATATGGGTAGTGGTGCTATCTGTTTTGATACATTTTCCTCAACAGTGGCAGAGGCAAAAGCTTACTGCTTTGGAATTCAATTGGCAAAGAGATTACAACTGTCACGTATAATCATGGAAGGTGATGCTTATGAGATTCCAAAAGCAGTGACTAGGAATACAAATGAGATCTCATGGAGTCTTCGCTCAACGGTTCTCTCAATTCGTGATCGCATCAAGGATTTTAGCGAAATTAGATTTGCAGCTATTCTTAGAGATGCTAATTCTATTGCATATGACTTAGTTCAATATGCAATTTCAAACTTTATAAACAGATGGTGGTATCATGATGAACCACTAAATTGTATTATGCAACGTCTCACTTTCAGTGAGGATTAA